GCAGTAGCCCACCaccattattttctttttctttttctttttcttttttttttttttctggctgCCACTGTCAGATTCAGTGGACCAGCTCTATGGACCACCAAAATAAagggcaaaaataaaaaaaagaaagaaagaaaaacagcTGGACTAAAACCCCCTAGTAACAATATTAGGACAGTGCAGATCAATAATAAGACATCAACCAATTGCTAGGTGCCTGCTTGGCCCTATTTGTTGCCTTTCTTCTCTACCTATGTGCTTCATTGTATGTTTGGCGTCAGAAAAGTTGAGAGCTTCTGCTTTGGCGAGAAGCAGAATTGTGATTTTTGGTGTCCAGACGCAgaatctctttttcttttttctttttttttggagctTCTGGTCTTTGCTTCAAAGAGTTGTTACGTAAAAAATCAATTCTACGGTGCTGCTTCTGATAGTAATTTTCAGATAATAACACTTTATCGAACAACACTGTATCTTTATGGCAAGGCTATAGACGGACTCTTCGTCTGTCTCTAGACACggttcaaaaccctagatttctcgCGTACTCGGAGAGATCATCTTTTTAAGCTTCTGATTACCACtttgagaaaaagtaaaatcaaaatagaaatatttCACTACCCAAAtgctcaaaaatcaaaatcaagcATTCAAACTCGCAAGCATAAACCCTAATTCAATCAGGAATCAGAATAACGACCAAAATATATACAAGAACTATAGCAAGCAATAAAATAGAAAGTAAAAGCTGTTATTAGGTTACCTGATTCTTTCAAGGCATTATCGTGTCGGTGAAACTTATCAATCCCCCAAAGTTTGCATAATTTCATGTGAAATTATAGTAAAAAGGACACTGGGCACGTAGTAATCGACCATTTTACTCTGATAGAAATCCAGAATGAGTTCATGAGCTTCTAAAGTAAAAGTTCTAATTTGATGATAAAGCTGTTAGCAGCTCCTTCGAGCAGTTGTCTTCATAAGAGCAGAAGCATTGGCTTAACAAAACATGCGCTGTATTTAACTTCACAAAGGATGTATACCCTAACAAGTAAAAACTGACTCTTTGTAGTTTGTATTCATCCATCAATTCTTTAAAATCAAAATGGATATATCCCTGTTCTTtctaacataaaaaataaaaaaaaaaaaaaaaatctcgcaAGTAAAAACTTTGCCATGAACTACAATGATTAAATCTCGTTTAACAAACATATTAGAGACAAAAGGAGGATTTAGACTTTAGATTGAAACAATAAGTAGGACAAATTATCATCAGAGGCAAAACTAGTTCAAAATAACATGAACAGAGTAATATTTCAGGGAATTGAAATAGAAGAAAACTCAGAATTAAATCTACAGCATGTTGCCTACTTTGGACAGCCGAAAAATGCATGACAAACTAAGGTGTTTCATCTATTATTTGCACTATAATGACATAATAAGTATCAACTCCAAAGGAATTTCATCAGTTGCTACAAAGAAATCATACAAACAATACTTTCAGAATAGTTCTATCCAAAACTACACCTCTGTAGAAGCAAAAAGCCAAAAGAAAAAAGCCAAAGCACTTTTCTGTCCATTTGGGTTATCTGAATTTATGATTGAAAGATGATAAGATCTAACACCCATGGCAGCATAACCATGGTTAATTCTCAACTTTCAAGGTTATGGCATTACATAGGCTTAACAAATGCTGGCAGTCACAACTATTTCACTTTGAATTTTTCTTCGGTAAAACACAAAGACAAAAGTAGCCTATTTTATACCAATATACCCTTACTGGGGCAAAACTGTTTAGTAGATAGTAGAGACTACGAAATTGCATGTAAAAATCTGAGAATATTGAAAGAGATTTTCTGTAGTTTTGAAGATGCTCATTAATAGATGATGCcagaattatttttctctccacAACAGTGTGCAAATTACAGCCAATTACTATAAGAATTACGTCAAAGTTTTTCTTCTGGAAATTAACCAAACATTAATCCTAAATCATCATGAAATAGAAGTTTCTCTACGCTTTcgtgaaaaaacaaaaaagggaaaaaaaaaaaaagtaaaagaaaaaaaggctcTTGTTGCACTAGTACAAGAGCTTTAATATTTCCTAAAATCTTCAGGTAGAGTTTCACACTGCCATTTTAACCAGAGAAGAAAATAATGAATGCACAAATGTAGGAAAATGAGAAGCTATGATAGTAAGAAATGATTTTGTTTGTTGCCATTAGATGCAGGATGCTCACATGCAATAAATAatgtgacactccaatagtcACAAATTAGATAATGTAAAAGAGTATGAAAAGTTTACACGTGCCTAGTACAATAGAACTAATAACCGTCGTTAAAAtaggcctaacgagttattaatATTAGTAGGCTGGAGTATTACATTTTGGTGTCAGAACTATATAGCTACCTAGAAATCTTGGGCTATATGTAGTATTAGTAGGTTGGGACTATTAACATTTTGGTATCAGAACCATAGTGCTACTTGGAAATCTTGGGCTATATGTATGATTCGGTTTGACAAGAATGTCAGGGCCATGCTACGCTCATCTTAGAAGGGAGCACACCAtccttggtttttttttttttttaagaaatataagtaaaaaaaaaaaagataagaaatataagtaaaaaattaaaaatttaaaaaatgaaagtaaaaaaatgtataaaatttaagaCAAAACATAAACACCTACTTTAAGGACGAGGAGATCTCTAAATCCCTTTCTCCAAAGGAAGAGGAGAAAGTAGCAGGAAGAGAAATAACATGTATTTATCTTCTTATGCGATTTTTTTCTCCAAGcaatttttctcctttttttttttttgtaacactATGATAATTCCACATCAAATAGTATGAGGGACTGTAAGAgacttatatgtatatatgtgacTAGTGTGAGAGATTTATATGTGACTAGTacattaaaacttataattgggcttaaatatttttggGCGGTGgcccaacaatttttttttttttttttttttttgagatggaGAATGGTAGGAAGCTACCTGCTTTGTTCATAATTAGAAACGAACTTAGCTAGTAATGTGAAGCAATTAGGCTTTACACTTGGGACATCGAATTTCAATCATTAAATCCTTAGCCAACTGCACTAGATATAATTAGTCAgacccaatgagttattaaTACTAATAGGCTAGGGTGCTACAGATAAGATAACTACCAATTGTTCAAGGAGCAAAACGAGATTATCTAAAAGAAAGTCAAAATGAGAAAAGTGCACTTTGGAAATTCATTCGTAAAGTTGATTCAATAGCTGACCTTACCTAGCTATTAGCATCACTACAACTCCAACCCATTTATTCAAAAGAACACTAGTTGGTTCTTGCAGACATTTGCTTTCTGTTTCAATATGAAAttcataacaaattaaaatccaTAGGTTTCAAGATCTAAGGAGCACCAAACTTTAATTCCATATCTATTTGCTCTATTTTCATTTTAACAGATAAGAATAGCTTAACACAAAAAACTTTTTTAGCAGTGTTATTGATTTAGAGTACTTTTATAAGCCCATCACCTCAACAATCTCATACTGCAAAATTTGAAAGAGATATAGAGGTTTCAACCTTCGAATTCATAGCAAGTAGAAATATCTACAGTCGAAAACACCCAAGAAGAACATTATATATCAGAATCAAAACCTATGTTCCAAAATCCTTCAGGTGTCATCGGAGGGGCATACCTGTACCTATGTCTCGATACACCATCATGATGCTCACATCTCACACCTGTAGTGTTCGCGCCATTGTCCTCTCCCTCACCGGTAGGTAGAACGGCGTCGTAAAACTTCTTGCATTGCTTGCATTCAATCCCTTTAAGATTCTCTCTCTCAGCCTTCTTCCTTACAGGCTCTACGTACTTAAAGCTCTTATTTGCAGGACCGAGAATCGAAATACTTGGCTGCTTAGGAACTGCCGCAATGTTTAAATCTTGAGTTTCTTCATCAGAGTTGTTGAAATCCATATCTTGAGGAGGGGGAACAGGAAGAGCATGTGCTTCTTGAGGTCTTTGGTTTAGGTTTCTCAGAACTTCCATGGGAGTATCGAGAAAATCGTCATGTGGGTCCAGAGCACCTGGTTCTTGACGGCCCCGAGTATCTCTCCAACACGAATCTGCTCGCTTTAAGCCAGTTAAAGGTTCAAATTTTGGTTTGCCATGCATATGCTTTGGTGGGAGGCCAATGGAACTAGATGATAGATTGGTACGAGAGTCGATAGTTACAACTGTGGCCGATCCAGCATCTTCATCTGGTTCAAGCTTTTCATGAGAAAGAGCCCTGATTTTCTGTTCCCTTTGTTTAGAAACAGGCTGAATATCCTGTTCATCACATTCATCTGAATctacaaaaatttgaaaaccaaaGTCAAAGGCCTTAAATCATTTAATTTGGACAGCTAATTATGTAGTAAAGATAGGAATGCTTGATACGAGGAACTATTTATTGGAGAAGTAACAAAAGCATCAGATTTTCTGGTCATAGTACCTAGTGACTTGATATTTACAAAAAACAATGTCCCTAACCTTCAATCCATTTGTTAAAAAGCAATTGCATCAATTTTTGTGTGTTCAAAGTTTCAAAGCAAGAGATGTTAAAGAATGAGGAAAAAGGCACCATTCCAAGATAGATGAAGTATGTCCCGAGGGGATGAATATAGATCTATCACTTAAATGATAACAGAGGCATCTTTTTCGGGTAAACTCTGATTGCCAAAGAAATCGAATTGGTTCTCTTAATGCGCATTTACAGCTTGCTGGAGGTAATGCTTCTACACACTTGAACAAAAACAAGAGAATCAAGTAAGTCATACCTTGGAGGCTTCTCTTATTCAAGTGGGGCCTCGGCATATTCCTAGCCTCCCCTGCCCTCTCTAAACAATACATATTTACTCTGGTGTTGCCAATTTTGCCGAGTAGAAAATTGTATTGAGATTTTAATTGCTTGTAATTTGTCTTCAGCGTATTAAAATCCTCAACCAagtctcttctctttctctgttCAGCCAACATACTCTGATCCTTCAACTCAATCTGTTTCAATAGCCTTTGCAGCAACTCTTTCCCCTGCGCAACTTCATTGCTCTTCTCCTCGAGCTGCTTCTTCAGCTCTTTAACAATCTCTTCATTCCCCATTAAGCATTCCAACTTTTCCAAAAGCTGTTTCTTCTCTGTTTCAATTTTATTCGCCAAGTGTTCATTGCTCACCAATTTTATCTTATTCTCCTCCAAAGAATTGTTCAACTGCTGGATTTGCTCTTTGAAGTGCTTCTTTTCAATAAGGAGCTCTTCTATTTGATTTAAGAGATCAGCCTCTTTCTTCCTCCATTCTTCGTCCGCGGCCCTCTTTGCGTCTGCGAGCATTGTTTGAAGAAGCTTTGATTTTGATTGGAAATTGGGAAAAAGCTGACTACAGAATATGAATTCGATTTGGGAAACATGGTCTTTCACTTCCTGAATGGTGGCGACGAGAATCGTGCTGAGCCCGCAAATGTACTTGAAATCATCAGAGACATCAGATGAGCAATTGAACTTCGAAGAACTAAGCAGCTTTGTTGCCATCACTATTTATGAAAAAAGCATCAGCAGATAGACATCACCATTAAAGCAAAATCACGAAATTATCAGACTCAGTAATATACTGTGAGAACTgcaaaaagttaatttttttaaaaaaatattggaatTGAGTTAACGAACAGAAGGGAAGGGAGTATAGCTTGCCATTATCTTCTTAGGAACTCATCCATTAAAATTCTCTAGTAAATGCACTGCTATTGTAGCGAGACCGTTAGAATAGAATCTATTGAACAAATTAGCAATTGCTATTAGTAATGGCGCGATTCTATCCATTTCCCGCCTATCCCTTTTTTTGCCAAGTCTTTTCTGAAAAAAAGCTAATAACAGCAAAGATCAACTATTTCTACTCATCAAAATCCAAGTTTTTCTTTCCCTATCGACAAAACCGACAATGACCTAGTTTTCACTAATAGGCACATCAACTGATAAACCGTAGATCTCTCATAAGCAATAAGCCTAAGTTATCGTCTAAGCAAAATCTTGGGTAATAAAGCTACAAGAGCACGAAAGATCATATGCATATAATGATCAAAACCTACATCTTTCTTCTTCAATCCGATCATATTGCAAGTGTACCAACATTAAGTATCAAAAACACAATAGGCCAAAAACCGTAGAGCGCTAATCAATTGAGTAATGCAAAGAATTAGCTCATATCATacaatgattaaaaaaaaaaaaaaaagagggtgaGAAGCATTAATTTGGAGAAACTTGGGCACCAATTTGCAGTTGAGATCAAAAGCCAGATTATTGATGGCGAATCATGGAATCAGATCAAAAAGGAGGGGGAACAAACTACGCAACTGATAAACCAGAGAGCTCTAATCCATCAAGTGACGCAAAGAACAAGTGCAACTTACAGGCTAATTTAAaccaaaaagggaaaagaagcaTCAGATTTGAAGAAATTTGGAGCTCGAATTCGCAgcggggataaaaaaaaaatgaaatgtaTTAATGGCAATTTACACAATCAGATGGAAAAGGACGGGGGAATAACTACTCAACTGATAAACCCTAGAGCTCTAATCGATCGAATTACACAAAGAATGAGCGCAAATTATATgctaatttaaacaaaaaaacaaaggaaaagaagCATCGTATTCGAAGAGATTTGGTGCTCGAATTTGCAGCGGGGATCAAAAACGAGATGAATTAACGGCGAATTATAGAATCAGACcgaaaaggaaggagaaatctactgaaataaaaaaaaaaaaaaccctagaaatctaatCGATCGCGTAACACAATGAAGTACATTATATGCTAATTTAGACAACAAAatggaaaaagcaaaaaaaaacaaaacaaaacaaaaaagcatCTGCGCGAATTAGCAGCGGAGATCACAACCTAGATGCGGTGGTGGCGAATTACGGAATCGGATCGAAAAGGAGGGGAGAAAAATGGGAGCTCACCTCGATCGTGCGATGAAACCCTagctctttctctcactctctctctctctctctctctctctagagctcgcGCTCGCGCTTTGAAAATGTCTCTCTCCTTTTAATTTTGTGTGTTTAAGTTTTTCCCGCGTGAAGAGGCGATCAAACGGAGATCACGTGCGTTGCACGTGCGGAAGTTGTTGGGCCCACCACTAACGGTagagatgcaaatggatctgggTTAGGGGAGGTCCCTCCTATCCCGATCCGTTTCGAATggtacaataaataaataaataaaaataaataatataaaaatataat
This window of the Ananas comosus cultivar F153 linkage group 19, ASM154086v1, whole genome shotgun sequence genome carries:
- the LOC109725120 gene encoding protein gamma response 1, with translation MATKLLSSSKFNCSSDVSDDFKYICGLSTILVATIQEVKDHVSQIEFIFCSQLFPNFQSKSKLLQTMLADAKRAADEEWRKKEADLLNQIEELLIEKKHFKEQIQQLNNSLEENKIKLVSNEHLANKIETEKKQLLEKLECLMGNEEIVKELKKQLEEKSNEVAQGKELLQRLLKQIELKDQSMLAEQRKRRDLVEDFNTLKTNYKQLKSQYNFLLGKIGNTRVNMYCLERAGEARNMPRPHLNKRSLQDSDECDEQDIQPVSKQREQKIRALSHEKLEPDEDAGSATVVTIDSRTNLSSSSIGLPPKHMHGKPKFEPLTGLKRADSCWRDTRGRQEPGALDPHDDFLDTPMEVLRNLNQRPQEAHALPVPPPQDMDFNNSDEETQDLNIAAVPKQPSISILGPANKSFKYVEPVRKKAERENLKGIECKQCKKFYDAVLPTGEGEDNGANTTGVRCEHHDGVSRHRYRYAPPMTPEGFWNIGFDSDI